One region of Streptomyces subrutilus genomic DNA includes:
- a CDS encoding DUF6284 family protein, translating to MKHIAALRDVVTPWSDGLEPSDAELDAIEAEMDVVLAEVELLDALIVLLDRPASEFDGRRIRRAHNRVLAARRDAANRATGTQVSGDAA from the coding sequence ATGAAGCACATCGCTGCACTTCGGGACGTTGTTACGCCGTGGTCCGACGGTCTGGAGCCGTCGGACGCGGAGCTGGACGCGATCGAGGCCGAGATGGACGTGGTCCTGGCCGAGGTCGAGTTGCTGGACGCGCTGATCGTCCTGCTGGACCGGCCGGCGTCGGAGTTCGACGGCCGCCGGATCCGCCGGGCCCACAACCGGGTGCTGGCCGCTCGCCGGGACGCGGCCAACCGCGCCACGGGTACGCAGGTCTCGGGGGACGCGGCATGA
- a CDS encoding NUDIX domain-containing protein, protein MGPKSTRVYQTIRSWIESGKYGPGEKLPSERTMSAELEIGRTALRQVLARLASERLIRAYDRSSYRVVGGETIPTPAELEPWTIHGSRPVYENRWVNLDLVEVEPPGVERFEHHVVRLHHVAITAVIDEQQRVLMLWRYRFVPQQWGWELPGGIVDEGENAATTAARETEEETGWRPTNVEHVVTYQPMIGMVDSPHEIFVARGAVKVGEPTDIEEAGTIAWVPLADIPALMAEGKLMGSGTLVALLHVLASRPTAAP, encoded by the coding sequence ATGGGACCGAAGTCGACGAGGGTCTACCAGACGATCCGGTCTTGGATCGAGTCGGGCAAGTACGGCCCCGGCGAAAAGCTTCCCTCGGAGCGGACCATGAGCGCTGAGCTGGAGATCGGGCGTACCGCCCTCCGCCAGGTACTCGCACGACTGGCGAGCGAGCGGCTCATCAGGGCGTACGACCGCAGTTCGTACCGCGTCGTGGGTGGCGAGACCATCCCGACGCCGGCAGAGCTGGAGCCATGGACGATCCACGGCAGCAGGCCTGTCTACGAGAACCGGTGGGTGAACCTCGACCTCGTCGAGGTAGAGCCGCCCGGGGTCGAGCGGTTCGAGCACCACGTGGTGCGCCTCCACCATGTGGCGATCACCGCTGTGATCGACGAGCAGCAGCGCGTCTTGATGCTCTGGCGTTACCGCTTCGTCCCGCAGCAGTGGGGTTGGGAACTTCCCGGCGGGATCGTGGACGAGGGCGAGAACGCGGCGACCACGGCGGCGCGGGAGACCGAGGAAGAGACCGGCTGGCGTCCGACGAACGTCGAGCACGTCGTGACGTACCAGCCCATGATCGGCATGGTCGACTCGCCTCACGAGATCTTCGTGGCACGTGGTGCGGTGAAGGTGGGCGAACCCACGGACATCGAAGAGGCTGGGACGATCGCCTGGGTACCTCTGGCAGACATCCCCGCACTCATGGCCGAAGGGAAGCTAATGGGGTCAGGAACCCTTGTCGCCCTCCTTCACGTCCTCGCGTCGCGACCTACAGCCGCCCCGTAA
- a CDS encoding RapZ C-terminal domain-containing protein, with protein MNVEIVSFGYLHAAPPAAHLTLDLRSHFRDPHVSPKLRYLTAEDEPVRHAVLATPGIVPLITATLLAVDAFAAGPGGGHLVLATGCQGGRHRAATVALTVAHLLTGAGHKVTLHHRDLHKPVVNR; from the coding sequence GTGAACGTAGAGATCGTCTCGTTCGGCTACCTCCACGCCGCGCCGCCCGCGGCTCACCTCACGCTCGACCTGCGAAGCCACTTCCGGGACCCGCACGTGTCGCCGAAGTTGCGGTACCTCACCGCCGAGGACGAGCCCGTACGTCATGCAGTGCTCGCCACCCCCGGAATCGTGCCGCTCATCACCGCGACCCTGCTCGCCGTCGACGCGTTCGCGGCCGGACCGGGCGGCGGCCATCTCGTCCTCGCCACGGGGTGCCAGGGCGGGCGCCACCGCGCCGCCACCGTCGCCCTGACCGTCGCCCACCTGCTCACGGGCGCCGGGCACAAGGTCACTCTCCACCACCGCGACCTGCACAAGCCCGTCGTCAACCGCTGA
- a CDS encoding RRQRL motif-containing zinc-binding protein, giving the protein MTTLPVYTWRLAPDGLATRRQLRAAGLRPGGQDVVAQVERPRYRRGPLVAFLYRIELARPVRPMTPAKAAALAKANAARRTCPRCSTDAGYVIPASLGMCVPCAYPDEQHAA; this is encoded by the coding sequence ATGACCACGCTCCCCGTCTACACCTGGCGCCTGGCCCCCGACGGCCTGGCCACCCGCCGCCAACTCCGCGCCGCCGGCCTCCGCCCCGGCGGGCAGGACGTCGTCGCTCAGGTGGAGCGGCCCCGGTACCGGCGCGGGCCGCTGGTCGCCTTCCTCTACCGGATAGAGCTGGCCCGTCCGGTCCGGCCGATGACGCCGGCCAAGGCCGCCGCGCTGGCGAAGGCGAACGCGGCCCGCCGTACCTGCCCCCGCTGCTCGACCGATGCCGGGTACGTCATCCCGGCCTCGCTCGGCATGTGCGTCCCCTGCGCCTACCCCGATGAACAGCACGCCGCCTGA
- a CDS encoding helix-turn-helix domain-containing protein: MGKGLRDVRTARGWSQERLIFEIERYARQHMLNVASSASLKTYVSEWENGRRAITERYAVILRRLLGVTDAELGGERAHAVPQQADGYEDLLSRIDSARSVSDSMVSTFMDQTELLRTMDRQMGASGLVDQMGGHLARMEDALTFAVLPGTRRPIATALAGAATLAAWQALDAGSVERAWRHYELAKRAAQDADAPQYLAHAMGEQAYVLGDAGRPEMAVELIRDAQRTHADRQSPRLRAWLSAAEAELCAAAGMHDDSRDALDRAAASLPEGADARDPDMLSIFLNADHLARWRGNVLALLGDGSAMDDLYVSLQTTDPTFVRAKAGLHSDLTQAHLARGEFDEARSNLQQARLLANRTGSVRHRRRVELLTGRL, translated from the coding sequence GTGGGCAAGGGATTACGAGATGTCCGTACGGCGCGGGGATGGTCGCAGGAGCGGCTGATCTTCGAGATCGAGCGCTACGCGCGGCAGCACATGCTGAACGTCGCTTCCAGCGCGAGCCTGAAGACCTACGTGTCGGAGTGGGAGAACGGCCGACGGGCCATCACGGAGCGATACGCCGTGATCCTCCGGCGACTCCTCGGGGTTACGGACGCCGAGTTGGGCGGGGAGCGTGCACATGCGGTCCCTCAGCAAGCTGACGGCTACGAAGACCTGTTGAGTCGGATCGACTCGGCACGGAGCGTCAGCGACTCCATGGTGAGCACCTTCATGGACCAGACCGAGCTGCTACGGACCATGGACCGGCAGATGGGTGCGTCCGGCCTGGTAGACCAGATGGGCGGGCATCTGGCGAGGATGGAGGATGCGCTCACCTTCGCCGTCCTGCCAGGAACGCGTCGGCCCATCGCGACGGCATTGGCTGGGGCAGCGACATTGGCGGCTTGGCAGGCACTGGACGCCGGTTCTGTGGAGCGTGCCTGGCGGCACTACGAGTTGGCGAAACGAGCCGCGCAGGATGCGGACGCGCCCCAATACCTGGCTCACGCCATGGGTGAGCAGGCATACGTCCTTGGTGATGCTGGCCGACCCGAGATGGCGGTGGAGCTGATTCGCGACGCCCAGCGTACGCACGCGGACCGGCAATCGCCACGCCTTCGCGCATGGCTGAGCGCGGCCGAAGCTGAGCTTTGCGCCGCTGCCGGCATGCACGACGATTCCAGGGATGCGCTCGACCGGGCGGCGGCCTCGCTGCCGGAGGGTGCGGATGCCCGCGACCCGGACATGCTGAGCATCTTCCTGAATGCTGACCACCTGGCGCGCTGGCGAGGAAACGTACTGGCGCTCTTAGGCGACGGCTCGGCCATGGACGACCTCTACGTCTCACTCCAGACGACGGACCCCACGTTCGTCCGTGCCAAGGCAGGTCTGCACAGTGACCTGACGCAGGCGCACCTTGCCCGCGGCGAGTTCGACGAGGCCCGCTCGAACCTTCAACAGGCGCGCCTGCTGGCGAACCGCACGGGGTCCGTGCGGCATCGCCGGCGTGTGGAGCTGCTTACGGGGCGGCTGTAG